The sequence below is a genomic window from Lolium perenne isolate Kyuss_39 chromosome 4, Kyuss_2.0, whole genome shotgun sequence.
ccccgagcgacgttttttccatccggacggcgaaattcggcccagtcgcgcccccggttcctcgttttcgtccggatttggcccttcatccatccggcgagcccacgccatccccggccccccggggcgcgctcggggactccggacgagtgaaaagcggggaaggacccgatctgtcggtgactcgacgcacgaaccccaccgccacgtcgctcaaaatctcccccacccctcgtatctctctcgccgccggcaccaccccgccggcttgttgcccagattccgccgcctttcgacgacggcctatctggctgctcttccgccggcctgttctCCGACTTTGGCcggctcctcgtcgctcgcggctcgggttgcctcgaccacgcccgtcaggtgttcgtccatttgcctcgccggccatggactcggacgaagaggaggagcagatgttcgtcgagcttatgcaagaagagatggcagcagccgcccggttccccgctatgacttggtcgaaagatcagatgtgggaggtgatgaactgttgtgtgtgcctacacaatatgattattgaaaatgagcgaaagcatccggttcctctggctgagcaagaagcaccatatgagagagagggtcctcttgcacagcctaatcaccaggtgcctccatcatgggccgccttctttgctatgcgccaggagattcgagactctacaatgcatcagctgctgcaagatgatctggtggagcacatatggaggctccgaggcaacgccaacgccgacgccaactagtctgtcttaatttgtttgaaaaattgtgaaattgtgtgcttcatttgtttcagcacttgttaaacattgtactgattatcgtcaaatttgtttcagcaattttcgtacttttagtcgccgaacttgttaaattttatgttaaatttgtttgaaatatgtggaacttcggcgctccccacgccaaatcttcctccaatccggacgaaaatttcgccggatttgggcgtggggagcgccaacgagtgggatgCTCTTATACGACGACGTTTTTTTTTGTCTACAATTGCGCCGTGATACACACTTGTCCTTCTAGCTGACCGGCCATGTGATCACGGGCTCGCGTCCTATGCCACCGCATTGAAGCCATACGCTGCAGCCTCCTGCCACACTGCTCGTGCTCGTCGTCTGTCCACAACATTGATCGCACTGTGCTCCCACGCGCCGAGGCAGCCAACCAGCCAGCCAGACCAGCCTTGCCACACCCACACTACACAAGTGCAGAAATCCCTCTCCTTTCGATCGCCTCCGGAGTTTCAACACCCAAAAGTAGCTAGCAAGAAGTGTGGTGAGCCTGCTCCGGTGGCTAGCGAAAAATGACGGCTCGGGGAAGAGGCAGTGCAGCTCaacgcgccgtcgccgccgccgccgcgctcgccgTGGCGTGCTGCTGCATCGCCGGTTGCGGCGTCAGCGCGGCCACCTACTACGTCGGGGACGGCAATGGCTGGTCCCTGAGCAGCGCCAGCTGGCCCAACGGGAAGCAGTTCCACGCCGGCGACGTCCTCGGTACTAATAAGCGTGCAAATCTTGAGCATCCTGTTGTGCATTCTTGTTGTACTGAAAGTCTGACAGTCTGTTCCGTTCTCCGGCCGCGCGCAGTGTTCAGGTACATGACGTGGATGCACAACGTGGTGGCGGTGGGGGAGGACGGCTACAACGGCTGCACGACGCCGGCGGGGTCGAGGACCTACACCTCCGGCAGCGACAGCGTCACGCTCGCCAGGGGGGACAACCGCTTCATCTGCACCCGCTACGGCCACTGCTACCTcgggatgaagatggtggtgaacGCCGTGTGACGACTGACGACCGCCGCGCCGGCCCTATCTGCAGTTCTGCACTATGGTTTCCTCGTTCCACTTAATAGGCTCTCCTTAGACTCTTAGTTCTACCTGATTGTGTGAGAGTTGGCACTTTGATTCTACCTGATTGTGTTTGATTTATACTATGTGTGTTAGACGACTATCTGCCTGGTGTGTGCTTTGTTGAACTCTGACGGAATGCTTGTGTTCTGAAGAGAAAAGGGTCCATGCCTCCGACTCTGATGACGATTCGTTGTGACCATTTTCAGTGACTCGTTTAGTCGTCCTCGTGTTCATCAGAAAACACACTTTTTGCTGAACGGCTACCTGGTTAGTCTTAGTCATGCCTAAAATTGTGATGCGCACTCTGATTGGCTGGTCACAGCTCCGCACTTGTGGATGATCTTGCCGATGTAAACACTGGCTGAACCGGGAAATCACAAGTACAGTAAGGACATAGCCATTTGTACTAACTCCAATTGATCCCCCTTTTTATATCACGACTCACCTGCTCTCTTGTACTCGCCCCAGATATGAACGAGGAAATTAGGCCCTCCTTTAGATTCCGTGAGTGTGACACTTGGCTCTTAATTCTACCTGATTAGGTGATTGCATTCGTCTTTTATTGGTGTTATTAAGACGACTATCTAGTGCATGCCATGTTGACTTTGAACGGAATGTTGTGTGTTCTGAAGACAAAGGAGCCCATGTCTCCGCCTGATCTGACGATGATCCGTTGTAACCATTTTCAGTGACTCGTTCGATCTTCGTGTCAAAAGAGATAGTACTTTTTGGTGAACGACTATTTGCTTATCCTGCACTGAAAATGCGATGCACACTCTGAACGTTTGGTTTCAGTTCTGCGCTGCAGGATCCCCGGTCGTTTCTAACTCTGATTGATCCCGCTCGCTTTTCGCATGCTGCGTGCTCTCTACTATACGACTTACCTGCTACCATGTGCTACTTGCATCAGATACGAACAGAGAAACTAGACAAAATGACTGAAAATCCGAATGGTTAGCGCCACCAAACGAACTCGAGACTCATCCCCAAATCGCTTTTCACACTCCGAAGAATTACTGGCCCGCGATTTATTTccctctttttttttccttttccgaAAGCTGAACAGCAGAGGCGTCTCCTCTATAGATCCGTTGTGAAGAAAAAGAATGGCTGGGCAATCGGCTGTCTGCACGATCTCCAGCCCAAGACTTGGACCTCTCTGTGTGGCCGTGTTCTCTGAAACCACCGAAATCTGAAAGACCAACAGCAGATTCAAGCACCGAGATGTCGATCTCTGGGGATGATTCTTATGGCCAATTTTTTAAAAACCATGATCAGTATTCTATTCACTATTCAGTGGACGTTGGCAGACATCACCCGTGACGCAAAAGCCTCCCGTTGACTTTGAGCAAGCTCTCTCCAAACAATTTTTGTAGCCTACTCTCCAAGTAAGAACGGCCGTGTTCTTTCCAGCTTATGCATTGTCATAAATTATCGGTGAAATTCAATATATTGTttttcatttcaaaatatatCCCGTTGAAAACCCCATCTAGGGTTCCATCCTCCTCGCTAGAATTACCGCTGGTCCGCTTCTTCTCTGGTGGCCTTGGGCTTGGGAGGTGTGGCGGACCACGGTCCCTCGTCTGCGGGGATTTTCgttcttaatttagtttgcttttcaATCTCTTTTTTGGGATGGTGAGGCGTCGGCTACatcctgaagtcagaataaggtACTCCCCGCTCTATCCTCGCTCTGGTGGTGCATCTAGCATTGATGGAGGGTGTGTGGAGTTGTATGCCCATCGGATCTCCTGGGATCCGGTTGGTTTTCTGTTTGTTGGTGTGGTTTCATGTCAGTCTCTTTCGATCTACAgttgctgctctggtgcgctggtcctttgAGATCTTAGCACGACGACTTTCCGTTTGTCTACTACAataagctctactacgacaagatTTGCCTAACTCCGGTGTTGGAGGGGCGAGGACAGCGGCGCGTcttcggctcgtgctagtgtATGTAGTCATCGCAGGTGGTCTGAGTACCAATTTgtaattttatttactttctagaCTATTTGTAgtactgttgatgattattaactagcacaaatacccgtgcgttgcaacgggagagATAAAGGTGTGCATTGTGTTCGGACGCATCATCACTGCCTCTTTTGTTCGCCGCTTCAGCTAGGCTATCCAATAGACCAATACACGTGCCCTTAAGCTAGGCCACCCAATACACGTGCATCTGAAGTTGTGCTAGCAAAGGTCGTCTGCCGCTATCGCCACCCCACCCCACTGCGCTAAGGCCTTCTCCTCCCTCGGAGCGGATAAATCATTTGTCCATCTCCACCCCTACTCATTTTTTAAATAATAGATATAATACAATTGCAAATGTTCATAATTTTGGGATGCAACCATTACTTATTTGGGGATCAAAATCCATTTAAACAACAAAATTGATTTGAGAGTTGGAGAACAAAAGTTATACTAAAAATTGTTGGGAATATTTTATAACATATTGTATCATGATGTGGCATTgaaccaaaaaaaaaactaatttCCACCATTTTGTATTGAATTTTGAACCTCCTAATAGTTTAGATACATGATACGTTGATTAAACAGAAACTATAAGAAGGAAATAGAAACAGCCATAGAGTTACCTGCTTAGCTCAATCGATAACCGGATTGACCAGATGGATTGCTTGGCTCCATCATCGTGCCACAAAAGACATCAACTTTAGTCATGTTTTACGGACTTGGGGGAGATGGAACACTTTAGAGGCTCTGTTTCATCGCATTATCTGGATGTTCATTAGTTCTGCGTGATTTAGTCCGCAATTCAACACACAAGCAGACACGGACATCATGCATGGCAAAGTGTCTCTAAGTTTGGCTTGCCTGCGCTGTCTGTACGGTTTGGTGAACGAAAACCATGTGCCCCAGGTTGCAGAGCGACCTCCAAAATCCCATAtagcatcaccatcaccatcaccgtCGACAAAACCATGTGGTTAACTCAGCCTGCTTCCGGATGTTGCGGCCCTTGCAAAAATCTCGAAGAGACGGTCGAAGTCCAGCCACGGCAGCGGCACCCGACAGCCAGCGCAGTCCAGCGGCGCACCGCCAAGCCGAACTGTATCCATAGATGTCCTTGCAGAACAACTCGAAGAGCTGATGAAAGTCGATGCGACGGCGGCAGCGTTGTATCCGTAGCGGCCCTTGCAGAACAACTCCTATAGCAGTTCGAAATCGATGCGACAGCGGCCGCGCCAGAATCCAGCGAagcagggagatgatatttgatcTAGCGCGAGAGGAAGGAGGTCCGGAATCGATTTGATCTCCTGTGTGGCTCCGGTGTTTCAAGGTGAAACTGACACGGACATGTTTTCCCATCCGTTTTAATCTGGATCGAACTTTTCTTCGACCGATGTACATACTACGTACAAGCTGACGAACCTCTGCAGCCGACGAACTTTGGGTCAGGCGGCCAGCAGGTACATGCCATGCTTGAAGGTGGCCACAACTACTCATGCAGCCGACGAACTTTGGGACACGCGACCAGCAGGCCATGAAGGTGCGCCCCATAGCGCTAGAGACGTTATTCTCGGCGTCACCATCATTGACTTCATACGGTGTGGAGAGATTCCGAGGGCATAGATCTTGGCAGATCGACCAACCTCTCTGGCTCTCTCTCGCTTCCGAGCTTTGATGGGCCGTCCGTCTCGCGTTATGGTCGATCCGGCCAGTATCCTCTTCTATAGCGTGGTCGCTATATAGAAAATCGAGAGGAGTTCTTTTTTTACACGATGGATGGAGGAAATAACCAGCTAGGAATATCACGGGCATAAACTCAAACGCGACGGACGGTGCAGAGTTTTCGTCTTGTACGTGTTTGATATGGACGAAATACCAGGCCGTTCGTCCGGCAGAGCAACATCAACTGGTCCGGCCCACACCACGTTCGGACGTCCCGGACCACACGTTTTGATCCACGTTTGAAGACGAAGCtgccccctttcttcctccttgcAACGCGATAAACGGGGATCAGGAAGTGCGCCGTCCTCGCCATGGAGGTCTGAGCTCGGGCGTGACGCGGCTGCCGCTCAAGCGACGGAGACGGAGACGGGGCGGTGTCACACACCGCCCTGTGGAAAGGATCTCCTGACTCCAAGACGCGAGGGACACAGCGGGGGCGACGCGTCGTTCTGCTGCCGTCTCGGCCATGGCGACGTGCGCGGGGCGCTGGCGGCAGGGTCCTGTACATCGGCGGTCTTCGAGGGCCTGCCCGGCGGCGGGAGACGTGTAGGAGGTGCGCTGGCGGCGGCTGCCTAGCCGGAGGGGCGCTGCCGGCGACGGGAGACGCGCAGAAGGATTTCTCGCGGCGGCGGCCTGGCCAGAGGGGCGCGGAGGTGTTGCCCGCAGCGGGGCCTGACCGGAGGCTAGCGGATGACGGGAGGCGTGCGCATCGCGCCCACGCGGCACATCAGTTCTCTGCTTCGTCTCTCGGCTAGAGGAGGAAGGAAAAGGGCAAAACGGACGAACCGGTACGGTGGCAATTCTGTGTATTATGCgaattggtgggagggcaaaacg
It includes:
- the LOC127293213 gene encoding basic blue protein; protein product: MTARGRGSAAQRAVAAAAALAVACCCIAGCGVSAATYYVGDGNGWSLSSASWPNGKQFHAGDVLVFRYMTWMHNVVAVGEDGYNGCTTPAGSRTYTSGSDSVTLARGDNRFICTRYGHCYLGMKMVVNAV